A genomic stretch from Arthrobacter sp. KBS0702 includes:
- a CDS encoding alpha/beta hydrolase: protein MARRKTDDREHGMAGAGPAARAELSIADAAGKTRGVALVLHGGRSDSFEAVRARHLSPARMLPFAQSLRNQGGPHGLAVWTLRNRYRGWNGPEMSPVQDARWALSQISLEHPEVPIYLLGHSMGGLTALCVADHPQVEAIVALAPWLDGSTPVDRVAGRRILIVHGSEDRWTSPKNSLAYARRAEGVAASVDYVSLTGAGHFMFRRVRLWNTLANGFILDAFAGSAGTELRGTDTLRQVLPAAAALPVVL, encoded by the coding sequence GTGGCCAGACGCAAGACCGACGACCGGGAGCACGGGATGGCCGGAGCCGGGCCCGCGGCCCGGGCCGAATTGAGCATCGCCGATGCCGCCGGGAAGACCCGCGGGGTGGCCCTGGTGCTGCACGGCGGACGCTCGGACAGCTTCGAGGCGGTGCGCGCCCGGCATCTCAGCCCGGCCCGGATGCTGCCCTTCGCCCAGTCGCTCCGCAACCAGGGCGGCCCGCACGGCCTGGCCGTCTGGACCCTCCGCAACCGCTACCGGGGCTGGAACGGGCCGGAGATGTCCCCCGTCCAGGACGCACGCTGGGCACTGTCCCAGATCAGCCTCGAGCACCCCGAAGTCCCCATCTACCTGCTGGGCCACTCGATGGGCGGCCTCACGGCTCTCTGCGTCGCGGACCACCCGCAGGTGGAGGCCATCGTCGCGCTGGCCCCGTGGCTGGACGGCTCCACCCCGGTGGACCGGGTCGCCGGACGCCGGATCCTGATTGTGCACGGCAGCGAGGACCGCTGGACCAGCCCGAAGAATTCCCTTGCCTACGCCCGCCGCGCCGAGGGCGTCGCGGCCTCGGTGGACTACGTCTCGCTCACCGGCGCCGGACACTTTATGTTCCGCCGGGTGCGGCTCTGGAACACGCTGGCCAATGGCTTCATCCTGGACGCCTTCGCCGGCAGCGCCGGCACCGAACTGCGCGGCACGGACACACTCCGGCAGGTCCTGCCCGCCGCGGCAGCCCTCCCGGTGGTGCTGTAA
- a CDS encoding 1-acyl-sn-glycerol-3-phosphate acyltransferase yields the protein MSWRPAPSDRFYRVIVRTGQALRWLFRIRVIVTGREHLPAALPENTRDGAAQSSRRAAAGAGAVVAITHFGYLDFAFAELLLWCHNRAQMRFLITQGAADHWFAGPAVSAAGHVVVGYDTGAHAYDAAVQKLRDGEYIAILPEAGVSRSFEVRECKTGAVRMAAEAGVPIIPVSVWGAHRIMTRHHGFSPRRAWRAPVRVHVGEPFSPDPGLDVPAATEALRRALQAGIDAGIADFPLKPAPGAWWMPAALGGGAPTEQERQRLDEAEGPRRARGRRR from the coding sequence ATGAGCTGGCGGCCGGCGCCCAGCGACCGCTTCTACCGCGTCATCGTCAGGACCGGTCAGGCGCTCCGCTGGCTGTTCCGGATCCGCGTCATCGTCACCGGACGGGAGCACCTCCCCGCCGCGCTGCCGGAGAATACCCGCGACGGGGCCGCGCAATCTTCGCGGCGCGCCGCCGCGGGTGCCGGCGCCGTCGTGGCGATCACCCACTTCGGCTACCTTGATTTCGCGTTCGCGGAGCTGCTGCTGTGGTGTCACAACCGTGCCCAGATGCGCTTCCTGATCACCCAGGGCGCGGCCGACCACTGGTTCGCAGGTCCCGCCGTCAGCGCCGCCGGCCACGTCGTCGTCGGCTATGACACCGGCGCCCATGCCTATGACGCTGCCGTGCAGAAGCTCCGTGACGGCGAGTACATCGCGATCCTGCCCGAGGCCGGGGTGAGCCGCAGCTTCGAGGTCCGGGAATGCAAAACCGGCGCCGTGCGGATGGCCGCCGAGGCGGGTGTCCCCATCATCCCGGTCTCCGTATGGGGCGCGCACCGGATCATGACCCGGCACCACGGCTTCTCCCCGCGTCGGGCCTGGCGGGCACCGGTGCGCGTTCACGTGGGCGAACCCTTCAGCCCGGACCCCGGGCTGGACGTCCCGGCGGCCACCGAGGCCTTGCGGAGAGCCCTCCAGGCGGGGATCGACGCCGGCATCGCGGACTTCCCGCTGAAACCTGCGCCGGGCGCCTGGTGGATGCCGGCCGCTCTTGGCGGCGGGGCACCAACCGAGCAGGAGCGGCAACGGCTGGACGAAGCCGAGGGGCCGCGGCGCGCACGCGGCAGGCGCCGATAA
- a CDS encoding short-chain fatty acid transporter, whose amino-acid sequence MANTVLTKSGVGEERGLARIAQRMAAWTEKWFPDAYIFALAGVIIIALAALAIGASPQSIADSFGNGFWDLTAFTLQMAMVVLTGYVVATSPPVARLIGRLAVVPATARTAVSFVALMSMSVSFLNWGLSLIFGGLLARAIARRKDLTVDYRALGAAAFMGLGAVWALGLSSSAAQLQATAASLPPALLKITGILDFGTTIFTWQSLLTLAILMLLTTVIAHFSAPQGGSIRTAEDLGVDLDDEPSEPAPRSRPGEWLEYSKILPILAGLLTLGWLVSQFLTKPFLTVVSSLNGYLLVFLILGLVLHGTPRNFLQAVTKAVPATAGILVQFPLYAAMAAILTKATGHGGMTISAHLAEFFSGIGSGGGFAVVIALYTAVLGLLVPSGGGKWLVEAPYVMQSATDVQMNLGWTVQIYNIAEALPNLVNPFFMLPLLAVLKLRARDLVGFTFLQFVFHLPVVLLLVWLLGMTFDFVPPVMPAGK is encoded by the coding sequence GTGGCAAACACAGTCCTGACTAAAAGCGGCGTCGGCGAAGAACGCGGCCTCGCCCGGATAGCCCAGCGAATGGCGGCGTGGACCGAGAAGTGGTTCCCGGACGCCTACATCTTCGCCCTCGCCGGCGTCATCATCATCGCCCTCGCGGCGCTGGCCATTGGCGCGTCGCCGCAGTCGATCGCCGATTCCTTTGGCAACGGCTTCTGGGACCTGACCGCCTTCACCCTGCAGATGGCCATGGTGGTGCTCACGGGCTACGTTGTGGCCACCTCGCCGCCCGTGGCCCGCCTGATCGGCCGGCTGGCCGTCGTTCCCGCGACCGCCCGCACGGCCGTGAGCTTCGTGGCGCTGATGTCCATGTCGGTGTCCTTCCTCAACTGGGGCCTCAGCCTGATCTTCGGCGGCCTGCTGGCCCGGGCCATCGCCCGCCGCAAGGACCTCACCGTGGACTACCGCGCCCTGGGCGCGGCCGCGTTTATGGGACTGGGCGCCGTCTGGGCGCTTGGCCTGTCCTCCTCCGCCGCGCAGCTGCAGGCGACGGCGGCCTCGCTGCCGCCTGCCCTGCTGAAGATCACCGGCATCCTGGACTTCGGGACCACCATCTTCACCTGGCAGTCGTTGCTGACCCTGGCCATCCTGATGCTGCTGACCACGGTGATCGCACACTTCTCGGCACCGCAGGGCGGCTCGATCCGCACCGCTGAGGACCTCGGCGTCGACCTCGACGACGAACCCAGCGAGCCGGCGCCGCGGTCGCGCCCGGGCGAGTGGCTCGAATACAGCAAGATCCTGCCGATCCTCGCCGGCCTCCTGACCCTGGGCTGGCTGGTTTCGCAGTTCCTCACCAAGCCGTTCTTGACCGTGGTGAGCAGCCTCAACGGCTACTTGCTGGTGTTCCTCATCCTGGGCCTGGTGCTGCACGGCACCCCCCGGAACTTCCTGCAGGCCGTCACGAAGGCCGTCCCGGCGACCGCCGGCATCCTCGTGCAGTTCCCGCTCTACGCGGCGATGGCCGCGATCCTGACCAAGGCCACAGGGCACGGAGGGATGACCATCTCGGCGCACCTGGCCGAGTTCTTCTCGGGCATCGGCAGCGGCGGTGGCTTCGCCGTCGTTATCGCGCTGTACACGGCCGTGCTGGGCTTGCTGGTTCCCTCCGGTGGCGGCAAGTGGCTGGTCGAGGCGCCGTACGTGATGCAGTCCGCCACCGATGTCCAGATGAACCTCGGCTGGACCGTGCAGATCTACAACATCGCCGAGGCGCTGCCGAACCTGGTCAACCCGTTCTTTATGCTCCCGCTGCTCGCGGTGCTGAAGCTGCGCGCCCGCGACCTGGTCGGATTCACCTTCCTGCAGTTCGTCTTCCACCTGCCGGTGGTGCTGCTGCTCGTCTGGCTGCTCGGCATGACGTTCGATTTTGTCCCGCCGGTGATGCCCGCGGGCAAGTAA
- a CDS encoding RNA-binding S4 domain-containing protein has translation MSNPEIEDIPIRDDMIRLGQLLKLANLVEDGVEAAELINNGLVKVNGEIDDRRGRQLHHGDTVTVNGQTVRISTPAGGGA, from the coding sequence ATGAGCAACCCGGAAATCGAAGACATCCCCATCCGCGACGACATGATCCGGCTGGGCCAGCTGCTGAAGCTGGCCAACCTCGTGGAGGACGGGGTGGAGGCTGCGGAACTGATCAACAACGGGCTCGTGAAGGTCAACGGCGAGATCGATGACCGCCGCGGCCGCCAGCTTCACCACGGCGACACCGTCACCGTGAACGGCCAGACCGTGCGGATCAGTACGCCCGCCGGCGGCGGGGCCTAG
- a CDS encoding DMT family transporter, with protein MTHAPRLPLPVGLLLAVSAGLLVPVQGRINGALGTTLADGLAAAVVSFSTGLALMIAISLLLPKGRAGLAEVLPALRERRFPRYYVLAGGIGALFVFAQSFTVGLLGVALFTVAAVTGQTLSGLLVDRMGIGPAGKRSITGIRVLGSVLTVAAVAWAVSPRFASGGAGGSGGSDPMALVLPVLLPVLAGFLMSFQQAMNGTATVHYRTPITATLVNFVAGSIVLWLAWLIKLALAGPGHALPAEWWYYLGGPMGCVFIAVAAFLVRSLGVLVTGLGMIAGQLLGSLALDLALPAPGTVVALPTVLGTLLTLAAIVLASLPWSRGTLKRR; from the coding sequence ATGACCCACGCACCGCGGCTCCCATTGCCCGTCGGACTGCTCCTGGCCGTTTCGGCCGGGCTACTCGTCCCCGTCCAGGGCCGGATCAACGGCGCCCTCGGAACAACCCTGGCCGACGGCCTCGCCGCCGCCGTGGTGAGCTTCAGCACCGGCCTGGCGCTGATGATCGCCATCTCGCTGCTCCTGCCCAAGGGGCGCGCCGGGCTGGCCGAGGTCCTGCCGGCTCTGCGCGAACGCCGCTTCCCGCGCTACTACGTGCTGGCCGGCGGCATCGGCGCGCTCTTTGTCTTTGCCCAGTCCTTCACCGTCGGGCTGCTCGGCGTCGCCCTGTTCACCGTCGCCGCGGTTACCGGCCAAACCCTCAGCGGACTGCTGGTGGACCGGATGGGCATCGGCCCTGCTGGCAAGCGGTCCATCACCGGCATCCGGGTCCTCGGCAGCGTGCTGACCGTCGCCGCCGTGGCGTGGGCCGTGTCGCCGCGCTTCGCGTCCGGCGGTGCAGGCGGCTCGGGCGGGTCCGACCCCATGGCGCTGGTGCTGCCTGTGCTGCTCCCGGTGCTCGCCGGATTCCTGATGAGTTTCCAGCAGGCGATGAACGGCACCGCCACGGTGCACTATCGCACCCCCATTACGGCCACCCTGGTCAACTTCGTCGCCGGCAGCATCGTGCTCTGGCTCGCCTGGCTGATCAAGCTGGCCCTGGCCGGACCAGGCCACGCGCTTCCGGCCGAATGGTGGTACTACCTGGGGGGCCCGATGGGCTGCGTGTTCATCGCCGTCGCCGCCTTCCTGGTCCGCAGCCTGGGCGTGCTGGTCACCGGGCTCGGCATGATCGCCGGGCAGCTGCTCGGATCCCTGGCCCTCGACCTGGCGCTGCCCGCACCGGGAACCGTCGTCGCGCTGCCCACCGTGTTGGGCACGCTGCTGACCCTGGCCGCCATCGTCCTGGCCAGCCTGCCCTGGTCCCGCGGGACCCTCAAGCGGCGGTAG
- a CDS encoding GNAT family N-acetyltransferase: MAIAYREWRDGDDLALLEMWGGPETEQARQFRGTLAPSGNAPWRRCIVAEDVVDGVAIPVAAGVVHEASLHPERLWVYVEVSRDHRRSGIGSTLLAMLRHEAEQSPSGVSRLRTKVEPGTPGAAFAEAAGLAPIQRSRLVVVEPGALKLPVFGDGSEAAASEQVEDLATGSVELSDVVGRYYTAVHDWDSPGELSIATVQRLFLDDLSGAHGAIVLRAPKASAFGAGVPASKKGRLQAFAVSYAQGGPEMGGPEDGHASKAGEPSDVFLGHDPELSAEDARAAVRDLLALIAYQYPVLLELDDSMTALRAVVEPLLESGKARQVGADTLIVSDAA, translated from the coding sequence ATGGCGATCGCATACCGTGAATGGCGCGACGGCGACGACCTCGCGCTGCTGGAAATGTGGGGCGGCCCGGAGACCGAGCAGGCCCGGCAGTTCCGCGGCACCCTGGCCCCCTCGGGCAACGCCCCGTGGCGCCGCTGCATCGTGGCCGAGGACGTCGTGGACGGCGTCGCCATCCCCGTCGCGGCCGGTGTGGTCCATGAGGCCTCGCTGCACCCGGAGCGCCTCTGGGTGTACGTCGAAGTCTCCCGCGACCACCGCCGGTCCGGCATCGGCTCCACGCTGCTGGCCATGCTCCGGCACGAAGCCGAACAGTCGCCGTCGGGAGTGTCCCGGCTCCGGACCAAGGTGGAGCCGGGCACACCCGGCGCCGCCTTCGCCGAGGCCGCCGGACTCGCCCCGATCCAGCGTTCCCGCCTCGTCGTTGTGGAACCCGGTGCCCTGAAGCTGCCGGTTTTCGGCGACGGTTCGGAGGCTGCCGCCTCGGAGCAGGTGGAGGACCTGGCCACCGGTTCAGTGGAGCTCAGCGACGTCGTGGGCCGGTACTACACCGCCGTGCACGACTGGGACAGCCCCGGCGAACTCAGCATCGCCACCGTGCAGCGGCTCTTCCTGGACGACCTCAGCGGCGCCCACGGGGCCATTGTGTTGCGCGCGCCCAAAGCAAGCGCGTTCGGTGCGGGCGTGCCGGCGAGCAAGAAGGGCCGGTTGCAGGCGTTTGCGGTCAGCTACGCCCAGGGCGGCCCGGAAATGGGCGGCCCGGAAGATGGCCACGCCTCCAAGGCCGGCGAGCCGTCGGACGTGTTCCTCGGCCACGACCCGGAGCTGTCCGCCGAGGACGCGCGGGCCGCGGTGCGGGACCTGCTGGCGCTGATCGCGTACCAGTACCCGGTCCTGCTGGAACTGGACGATTCGATGACGGCGCTGCGCGCCGTCGTCGAGCCGCTGCTGGAGAGCGGCAAGGCCCGGCAAGTCGGCGCGGACACCCTGATCGTCTCCGACGCCGCTTAG
- a CDS encoding DUF1295 domain-containing protein yields MAGFPLDAFLASLPWVAVGLVALLAGTFAVAVRQQRHSVIDTVWGLGFVVAAAVSWALSAGHGDAGRRLLLLALVAVWGIRLAVHIGLRAHGGHEDPRYVDMLSSAPGSRNTYALRRVYLPQGIVMFFVSLTIQVGMFSTGPLGWLALLGVLLWLVGFVFETVGDWQLARFKADPAKRGTVLNTGLWRYTRHPNYFGDAAVWAGLFLVAADSWPGVLTILSPALMIWTLAGKTGKPLTEKAMSARPGYKEYVESTSGFLPWPPRRPAGR; encoded by the coding sequence ATGGCCGGCTTCCCGTTGGACGCCTTCCTCGCCAGCCTGCCCTGGGTCGCCGTGGGACTCGTGGCGCTGCTGGCGGGGACGTTCGCCGTGGCCGTGCGGCAGCAACGCCACTCCGTCATCGACACCGTGTGGGGCCTGGGCTTCGTGGTGGCGGCCGCGGTCTCCTGGGCCCTGTCCGCCGGCCACGGCGACGCCGGCCGCCGCCTGCTGCTGCTCGCCCTCGTTGCGGTCTGGGGCATCCGGCTGGCCGTCCATATCGGCCTCCGGGCCCACGGCGGCCATGAGGATCCGCGCTACGTGGACATGCTCTCCTCGGCGCCCGGCTCGCGCAACACCTACGCGCTCCGCCGCGTGTACCTGCCGCAGGGCATCGTGATGTTCTTCGTCTCGCTCACCATCCAGGTCGGCATGTTCAGCACCGGCCCCCTGGGCTGGCTGGCGCTGCTCGGGGTGCTGCTGTGGCTCGTCGGCTTCGTCTTCGAAACCGTCGGCGACTGGCAGCTGGCCCGGTTCAAAGCGGACCCTGCCAAACGCGGCACCGTCCTGAACACCGGGCTCTGGCGCTACACCCGGCACCCGAACTACTTCGGCGATGCCGCCGTGTGGGCCGGTCTGTTCCTGGTCGCGGCCGACTCCTGGCCGGGCGTGCTGACCATCCTCTCCCCCGCCCTGATGATCTGGACGCTGGCGGGCAAAACCGGCAAGCCGCTGACGGAGAAGGCCATGTCGGCTAGGCCCGGATACAAGGAATACGTCGAATCCACCTCCGGTTTCCTTCCCTGGCCGCCCCGCCGGCCGGCGGGGCGCTGA
- a CDS encoding YibE/F family protein, with amino-acid sequence MGAGHSHTPQGHHEPTPRALAARRKANWILAAVLVPLTLLTIAAMVLLWPSGSKEGITLSSPYAAAPGVTFDTGKIQRVVVGNCMDGAPQQGAQPGAQPGAQPGAQTGAQPEAGVGQGSQCTFAYTEPDKGGNPVKVVINPDVAKSHGVKVGDNIRYLNLSKAQGANAGGTPAYVFVDFVRTLPIILLAVLYAVVVIAVARWRGLRALIGLAGAYAVLVSFMLPGLVEGKPPLLLALVGSTVIMIGVLYFAHGFTARTSTALLGTMFGLGITAALAAWATDAANLAGVGNHDAATLANVSDHISISGIILCGLIISGLGVLNDVTITQASAVWELWELAPGTSARKLFASAMRIGRDHIASTVYTIAFAYAGAALPILIIVMLYERPLGDALTSAELSEEVIRTLVGSIGLVLAIPVTTLIAVLVVKATGLRGDAATADDVVRAADGTSDGAAARHAPGAGTSDGGTSDGGTSDGGSSDGGSSDGGAGPAAESRRGRRAAVPG; translated from the coding sequence ATGGGCGCCGGACATTCACACACCCCCCAGGGGCACCACGAACCCACCCCCCGGGCGCTCGCGGCACGGCGGAAGGCCAACTGGATCCTGGCCGCTGTCCTGGTCCCGCTGACCCTGCTGACCATAGCCGCGATGGTGCTGTTGTGGCCCTCGGGCAGCAAGGAAGGCATCACGCTGTCCAGCCCCTATGCGGCCGCCCCGGGCGTCACCTTCGACACCGGCAAGATCCAGCGTGTCGTCGTTGGAAACTGCATGGACGGCGCCCCGCAGCAAGGGGCGCAGCCCGGTGCACAGCCGGGTGCGCAGCCGGGCGCCCAGACCGGTGCACAGCCGGAGGCCGGGGTCGGGCAGGGATCACAGTGCACCTTTGCCTACACCGAGCCGGACAAAGGCGGTAACCCGGTGAAGGTGGTGATCAACCCCGACGTCGCCAAGTCCCACGGCGTCAAGGTCGGCGACAACATCCGCTACCTGAACCTCTCGAAGGCCCAGGGCGCCAACGCCGGCGGCACACCCGCCTACGTGTTCGTTGACTTTGTCCGGACGCTGCCGATCATCCTGCTCGCGGTCCTGTACGCCGTCGTGGTGATCGCGGTGGCCCGCTGGCGCGGGCTGCGCGCCCTCATCGGCCTGGCCGGCGCCTACGCCGTCCTGGTCTCCTTTATGCTTCCCGGCCTGGTGGAAGGCAAGCCGCCGCTGCTGCTGGCACTTGTCGGCTCCACGGTGATCATGATCGGCGTGCTGTACTTCGCCCACGGCTTCACCGCCCGGACCTCGACGGCGCTGCTGGGCACCATGTTCGGCCTGGGCATCACCGCTGCGCTCGCCGCCTGGGCCACCGATGCGGCCAACCTGGCCGGCGTCGGCAACCACGACGCCGCCACCCTTGCCAACGTCTCGGACCACATTTCCATCTCGGGGATCATCCTGTGCGGGCTCATCATTTCCGGCCTCGGTGTGCTGAACGACGTCACGATCACCCAGGCCTCCGCGGTGTGGGAGCTCTGGGAGCTCGCCCCCGGGACGTCCGCGCGCAAGCTCTTCGCCTCGGCCATGCGGATCGGCCGGGACCACATCGCCTCGACCGTGTACACCATCGCGTTCGCCTACGCAGGGGCGGCGCTGCCCATCCTGATCATCGTGATGCTCTACGAGCGCCCGCTGGGCGACGCGCTCACCAGCGCCGAACTCTCCGAGGAAGTCATCCGCACGCTCGTTGGCTCCATCGGGCTCGTCCTGGCGATTCCGGTCACCACGCTGATCGCCGTGCTCGTGGTCAAGGCTACGGGCCTCAGGGGCGACGCGGCCACGGCAGACGACGTCGTCCGGGCCGCCGACGGCACTTCTGACGGGGCCGCCGCCCGGCACGCGCCCGGCGCAGGCACTTCCGATGGCGGCACTTCCGATGGCGGCACTTCCGACGGCGGCAGTTCCGACGGCGGCAGTTCCGACGGGGGTGCCGGCCCGGCGGCGGAGAGCCGCCGCGGGCGCCGGGCCGCCGTCCCCGGCTGA
- a CDS encoding glycine--tRNA ligase has product MAAKSVLDQIISLAKRRGFVFQAGEIYGGSRSAWDYGPLGAELKENIKRQWWQSVVRGREDVVGLDSSVILPRQVWEASGHVEVFSDPLVECLSCHKRYRADHLEEEYEEKKGRPAENGLKDIACANCGTRGEWTEPQEFSGLLKTYLGPVASEEGLHYLRPETAQGIFVNFSNVLTTSRKKPPFGIGQIGKSFRNEITPGNFIFRTREFEQMEMEFFVEPGTDEQWHQYWMKERMAWYTGLGIREENLRFFEHPLEKLSHYSKGTTDIEYRFGFHGSEWGELEGIANRTDFDLSTHSKASGADLSYFNQATNERYTPYVIEPAAGLTRSFMAFMIDAYTEDEAPNAKGGVDVRTVLKLDPRLAPVKAAVLPLSRNEDLSPKAKDLAAQLRKNWNIEFDDAGAIGRRYRRQDEIGTPFCITVDFDTLEDQAVTIRERDTMSQERVALDKVEGYLAARLIGA; this is encoded by the coding sequence ATGGCAGCAAAATCCGTACTCGACCAGATCATTTCCCTCGCCAAGCGACGGGGTTTCGTCTTCCAGGCCGGTGAAATCTACGGTGGCTCCCGTTCTGCCTGGGACTACGGTCCCCTCGGTGCCGAGCTGAAGGAAAACATCAAGCGCCAGTGGTGGCAGTCCGTGGTCCGCGGCCGCGAGGACGTCGTCGGCCTGGATTCCTCGGTGATCCTGCCGCGCCAGGTCTGGGAAGCGTCCGGCCACGTCGAGGTCTTCTCCGACCCGCTGGTGGAGTGCCTCTCCTGCCACAAGCGCTACCGCGCGGACCACCTCGAGGAGGAGTACGAGGAAAAGAAGGGCCGCCCCGCCGAGAACGGCCTCAAGGACATCGCCTGCGCCAACTGCGGCACCCGCGGTGAATGGACCGAGCCCCAGGAATTCTCCGGCCTGCTCAAGACCTATCTGGGTCCCGTCGCCAGCGAAGAGGGCCTGCACTACCTGCGCCCCGAAACCGCCCAGGGCATCTTCGTTAACTTCTCCAACGTGCTCACCACCTCGCGGAAGAAGCCGCCGTTCGGCATCGGCCAGATCGGCAAGTCCTTCCGCAACGAGATCACGCCGGGCAACTTCATCTTCCGCACCCGCGAGTTCGAGCAGATGGAGATGGAGTTCTTCGTCGAGCCCGGCACCGACGAGCAGTGGCACCAGTACTGGATGAAGGAGCGCATGGCCTGGTACACCGGCTTGGGCATCCGCGAGGAAAACCTGCGCTTCTTCGAGCACCCGCTGGAGAAGCTCAGCCACTACTCCAAGGGCACCACGGACATCGAGTACCGCTTCGGCTTCCACGGTTCGGAGTGGGGCGAGCTCGAGGGCATCGCCAACCGCACCGACTTTGACCTGTCCACGCACTCGAAGGCCTCCGGTGCGGACCTGAGCTACTTCAACCAGGCCACCAACGAGCGCTACACCCCGTATGTGATCGAACCCGCCGCCGGCCTCACCCGCTCCTTCATGGCGTTCATGATCGACGCCTACACCGAGGACGAGGCACCCAACGCCAAGGGCGGCGTCGACGTCCGCACCGTGCTCAAGCTCGATCCGCGGCTGGCCCCGGTCAAGGCTGCCGTGCTCCCGCTGAGCCGTAACGAGGACCTGTCGCCCAAGGCCAAGGACCTCGCCGCTCAGCTGCGCAAGAACTGGAACATCGAGTTCGACGACGCCGGCGCGATCGGCCGCCGCTACCGTCGCCAGGACGAGATCGGCACGCCGTTCTGCATCACGGTGGACTTCGACACGCTCGAGGACCAGGCCGTGACCATCCGCGAACGCGACACCATGAGCCAGGAACGCGTCGCCCTGGACAAGGTGGAGGGCTACCTGGCCGCACGGCTGATCGGCGCCTGA
- a CDS encoding alpha/beta hydrolase, whose product MTEAARYPAAFPDPVVLWSRPEEARAGKPLLVLLHGYGANEQDLLSLADMLPEEFVVASVRAPLVSGPGFTWFPLTASIDYSLEAVKHAAAYVQDWIDSVRANHPSVTLLGFSMGMAMATTLLRQRPDGYAAVVGLSGFAVDAGGDPSFRDAELDGTVPMFWGRDQQDPVITPDKIEFTMGWVRKHVKLTKVLYTGMWHGINQQEIGHVGEFLTHEVLAK is encoded by the coding sequence ATGACTGAAGCCGCTCGCTATCCCGCTGCGTTCCCCGACCCCGTCGTCCTCTGGTCCAGGCCCGAAGAGGCCCGAGCCGGCAAACCCCTGCTGGTGCTGCTGCACGGCTACGGGGCCAACGAACAGGATCTGCTGAGCCTGGCGGACATGCTGCCGGAGGAATTTGTGGTGGCCTCGGTGCGCGCACCTCTCGTCTCCGGACCGGGGTTCACCTGGTTCCCGCTGACGGCATCCATCGATTATTCGCTCGAGGCCGTCAAGCACGCCGCGGCGTATGTGCAGGACTGGATCGACTCCGTCCGGGCCAACCACCCCTCGGTCACCCTGCTGGGCTTCTCGATGGGCATGGCCATGGCCACCACCCTGTTGCGGCAGCGGCCGGACGGGTACGCCGCCGTCGTCGGGCTCTCAGGCTTTGCCGTCGACGCCGGCGGTGACCCGAGCTTCCGCGACGCGGAACTGGACGGCACCGTGCCGATGTTCTGGGGACGCGACCAGCAGGACCCCGTGATCACGCCGGACAAGATCGAGTTCACCATGGGCTGGGTGCGCAAGCACGTGAAGCTCACCAAGGTGCTCTACACCGGCATGTGGCACGGCATCAACCAGCAGGAGATCGGCCACGTCGGCGAGTTCCTCACCCACGAGGTGCTCGCCAAATAG